One genomic window of Candidatus Eisenbacteria bacterium includes the following:
- a CDS encoding FAD-dependent oxidoreductase, translating into MKKSKFITDFGDIPAPREKMPHLPLEERKGFEETEPGLEEESAIREAKRCLSCRRCIGCGLCLAECDPRAVVYDEKPRMLRLKVGAIVLTPGFDEFEAGRIRELGYRQFANVITSIELERMLSRTGPYGGKVLRPHDGEVPTRIAFVQCVGSRDEALGADYCSSVCCMSAMREALSLVRQINDARVTIFHRDMRPFGKGSEEFYQTVLKEPRVDLIPAAVSGIEEAPESGNLVVEFSSASVASDAVDSSVGGARREEYDLVVLSVGMRPSSTARAISRKTGVRLNKYGFCQTSAFAPILASKAGIVAAGAFTGPRDIEQSVCQADAASAAALRSINGGSLPAGDVIRDTAYGGEGPSGETSAGDVSPPASSSVSSSVLVIGSGVAGLTAAIELSNSGHEVTIIEKEREPGGIAARFPVRLEATPEKSGSRGKSGASDKGGQSEGDAHGKTLISSLLKAVEATGRVKVLTSTELGKFSGEAGHFSAVLRSNGSEKEDEFGAVVICTGGREHIPEEFLHGKDKRVVTQFEFENILNAGELEASSIAMIQCVGSRSSDWPVCSRTCCEQALRNALKVKQLKPETKVVVFHRDIRVYFVEEELFSEAKEKGIEFVRLRDGISARAMAAGAARVAGEATPTETVSADYVVLSTGFRPHPGVAELASMLGVEIDDKGFFAEVHPGLRPVESSRNGIYICGLAHSPQSISETIAQAMAAARKASSAVKRLAANVDEPCL; encoded by the coding sequence ATGAAGAAGAGCAAGTTCATAACTGATTTTGGCGACATACCGGCACCGAGAGAAAAGATGCCGCACCTACCTCTCGAAGAACGAAAGGGCTTCGAAGAAACAGAGCCCGGCCTTGAAGAAGAGAGCGCTATCAGGGAGGCCAAGAGATGCCTCAGTTGCAGGCGTTGTATCGGGTGCGGTCTCTGCCTTGCGGAGTGCGACCCGCGCGCGGTTGTCTACGACGAGAAGCCCCGAATGCTCAGGCTGAAAGTGGGTGCGATAGTGCTCACGCCTGGTTTCGACGAATTCGAGGCCGGGAGAATCCGCGAGCTTGGTTACAGGCAATTTGCAAACGTGATCACCAGTATCGAGCTGGAAAGAATGTTGAGCCGGACCGGGCCGTACGGTGGGAAGGTTCTCAGGCCGCATGACGGCGAAGTGCCGACGCGGATTGCGTTTGTGCAATGCGTGGGCTCGAGGGACGAGGCACTCGGTGCAGACTATTGTTCCAGCGTTTGCTGCATGAGCGCGATGAGGGAGGCCCTGTCGCTAGTGAGACAGATAAACGACGCTCGCGTGACGATTTTCCATCGGGACATGAGGCCGTTCGGCAAGGGTTCGGAGGAATTCTATCAGACCGTATTGAAGGAACCGAGGGTCGATTTGATTCCGGCAGCGGTATCAGGAATCGAGGAAGCCCCCGAGAGCGGGAACCTGGTGGTGGAGTTTTCCTCTGCCAGCGTGGCGAGTGACGCGGTGGACTCTTCCGTCGGCGGCGCGAGGCGGGAAGAGTATGACTTGGTCGTTCTCTCCGTAGGAATGAGACCTTCTTCGACGGCGCGAGCCATCTCCCGGAAGACCGGAGTCAGACTCAACAAGTATGGCTTCTGCCAGACGAGTGCGTTTGCGCCGATTCTAGCAAGCAAGGCCGGAATAGTGGCCGCCGGCGCGTTTACCGGTCCGAGGGACATCGAGCAGAGTGTGTGCCAAGCCGACGCGGCCTCCGCGGCGGCGTTGCGGAGCATTAACGGCGGGTCGCTCCCGGCCGGCGACGTGATTCGCGACACTGCGTATGGCGGCGAGGGGCCTTCCGGAGAGACCTCGGCAGGAGACGTTTCGCCGCCCGCCTCTTCGTCTGTTTCTTCATCTGTTCTCGTGATCGGAAGTGGAGTCGCAGGCCTCACTGCGGCCATCGAGCTATCCAACTCGGGCCACGAAGTCACGATTATCGAGAAAGAGCGAGAGCCGGGCGGAATCGCGGCGAGATTTCCTGTTCGATTGGAGGCGACACCAGAGAAAAGCGGATCACGCGGCAAGAGCGGTGCCTCTGATAAGGGCGGTCAGTCCGAGGGGGACGCACATGGCAAGACCCTGATTTCATCTTTGCTCAAGGCCGTGGAAGCGACGGGTAGAGTCAAGGTTCTGACGTCCACCGAACTCGGAAAGTTCTCGGGAGAGGCCGGACACTTTTCCGCCGTCCTGCGTTCGAACGGGAGTGAGAAAGAAGATGAGTTTGGTGCCGTAGTGATATGCACCGGCGGAAGGGAACACATTCCGGAGGAGTTTCTCCACGGAAAAGACAAGAGAGTCGTTACACAATTTGAATTCGAGAACATTTTGAACGCTGGTGAACTCGAGGCTTCGTCAATAGCCATGATTCAGTGCGTCGGTTCTCGCAGTTCTGATTGGCCCGTGTGCTCACGCACCTGTTGTGAGCAGGCTCTGAGAAACGCGCTCAAGGTGAAACAACTGAAGCCCGAGACAAAAGTAGTCGTCTTTCACAGGGACATCCGGGTTTATTTTGTGGAAGAAGAGTTGTTCTCTGAGGCCAAGGAGAAGGGGATTGAGTTTGTGAGGTTGAGGGATGGCATCTCGGCTCGTGCTATGGCCGCTGGGGCGGCGAGAGTGGCGGGGGAGGCTACGCCCACCGAGACTGTTTCGGCTGACTACGTTGTCTTGAGCACGGGTTTCAGGCCGCATCCCGGAGTAGCAGAGCTCGCCAGCATGCTGGGAGTTGAAATCGACGACAAGGGATTCTTCGCCGAAGTTCATCCCGGCCTGAGGCCCGTTGAATCTTCCAGGAACGGCATCTACATCTGCGGCCTCGCCCATTCTCCCCAGAGCATCTCGGAGACTATTGCACAGGCGATGGCGGCCGCCAGGAAGGCTTCTTCGGCGGTGAAGAGACTAGCGGCTAACGTAGATGAGCCGTGCCTATAG
- a CDS encoding PLDc N-terminal domain-containing protein, with protein sequence MHAIIGLVVLVLDVVAILDCLKRPMEVGKKALWIILILVLPLIGMILYFLLGRGK encoded by the coding sequence ATGCATGCAATCATCGGTCTTGTCGTTCTGGTGCTGGATGTCGTCGCGATCCTGGATTGCCTCAAGAGACCCATGGAGGTAGGCAAGAAGGCTCTGTGGATCATCTTAATCCTGGTGCTGCCGTTGATCGGGATGATTCTGTATTTCCTGCTAGGCAGAGGAAAATAG
- a CDS encoding OmpA family protein: protein MKKLIVFGLAGLLMLGSLSCGWTRAQKGAAIGVGAGGAVGGVIGSKAGNTAVGAILGAMVGGTAGTFIGKYMDDQAAKLQEDLDNARIERIGEGIKVTFDSGILFDFDKSTLRSASQEQIKKFAEALTKYEDTDIFIAGHTDATGSEDYNMTLSRQRAESVANYLENLGVVRTRFAITGFGETQPIASNYTSEGQQLNRRVEVAIYANAKLKAAAAAKTQG from the coding sequence GTGAAGAAGCTCATCGTATTTGGTTTAGCGGGTTTGTTGATGCTTGGGAGTCTTAGCTGCGGCTGGACTCGAGCACAGAAGGGGGCAGCCATAGGTGTTGGCGCCGGGGGCGCAGTCGGCGGTGTTATCGGAAGCAAGGCTGGGAACACTGCGGTCGGCGCGATCCTGGGCGCGATGGTTGGTGGTACTGCAGGAACGTTCATAGGCAAGTACATGGACGACCAGGCAGCCAAACTGCAAGAGGATCTCGATAACGCGAGGATCGAGCGCATCGGCGAAGGCATCAAGGTCACCTTCGATTCAGGGATTCTATTTGATTTTGACAAATCCACTTTGAGATCTGCAAGCCAGGAACAAATCAAGAAGTTTGCTGAGGCTCTCACGAAGTACGAGGACACGGATATCTTTATCGCGGGGCATACCGATGCTACCGGCTCGGAGGATTACAACATGACGTTGTCGCGCCAGCGGGCGGAGTCGGTCGCGAACTACCTGGAAAACCTGGGCGTGGTCCGGACGCGCTTCGCGATAACGGGATTCGGGGAGACCCAGCCCATTGCGAGCAACTACACCAGTGAAGGCCAGCAGCTCAATCGCCGGGTCGAAGTTGCAATCTATGCAAACGCCAAGTTAAAGGCAGCCGCCGCGGCAAAGACGCAGGGCTAA
- a CDS encoding glycosyltransferase, with product MKVLVLDEWIPYPLISGKRLRSYHLLARAARNHKITYLCFADPSGEEGARKQIESLGIRLLTLPKRNPFVPAYRLYSLALANMFASTPLVMKKHFRRDYLVTLNQLVKEEDFDLIHCEWTHYGAYVTGLQDRPLFLSSHNIEAMPWQRLYQHEKNPIKRALLHLEWRKMLRFEEKVCRRFDHVGAVSEDDRYKFKTSYGCESVTVIPNGIDVHYYDSVKPDLASKSLVFSASFDAFVNQDAVAYFMESIFPRVLEKDPGVTTTFLGKDPPPFLRRLAGERAVFTGTVEDVRPHLSRSTLCIVPVRIAGGSRIKILEAMAAGLPVVSTPEGAEGLEVVPGEHILIARSEEEFAGYVIRLLNDKSLAQSLSAKARKLVEERYDWDKIAPLLEQAWRETVVRFQQRDKDPQNVGSR from the coding sequence TTGAAAGTCCTGGTACTCGATGAATGGATTCCTTATCCCCTCATTTCAGGCAAGAGACTGCGAAGTTACCATCTCCTCGCCAGGGCGGCACGCAATCATAAGATAACATATCTCTGCTTCGCCGATCCTTCCGGTGAAGAAGGCGCGCGCAAACAAATTGAATCTCTAGGAATCAGACTCTTGACCTTACCCAAGCGAAACCCTTTCGTGCCGGCCTACAGACTCTATTCTCTGGCACTCGCAAACATGTTCGCCTCCACGCCGCTTGTCATGAAGAAACACTTCCGCCGGGACTACCTCGTTACTTTGAACCAGCTGGTGAAAGAGGAGGATTTCGACCTCATTCACTGCGAGTGGACTCACTACGGAGCGTACGTGACTGGGCTGCAAGATCGCCCTCTCTTTCTTTCCTCTCACAACATAGAAGCCATGCCGTGGCAACGACTGTATCAACACGAAAAGAACCCCATTAAGCGCGCTCTTCTACATCTCGAATGGCGGAAGATGCTCAGGTTCGAGGAAAAGGTCTGCAGAAGATTCGATCACGTCGGCGCCGTAAGCGAGGACGACCGCTACAAGTTCAAGACGTCTTACGGTTGCGAATCGGTCACCGTCATTCCCAACGGCATCGATGTACATTACTACGACTCCGTGAAACCAGACCTCGCGAGCAAGTCTCTGGTGTTCTCCGCATCCTTCGACGCCTTTGTCAATCAGGACGCGGTCGCTTACTTCATGGAATCAATTTTCCCTAGAGTTCTCGAGAAGGATCCTGGAGTAACGACCACCTTTCTGGGAAAGGACCCGCCGCCGTTCTTGCGGAGATTGGCCGGTGAGCGCGCCGTTTTCACTGGAACAGTCGAGGACGTGCGACCACACCTTTCTCGCTCCACCCTCTGCATCGTTCCAGTGAGAATCGCTGGAGGGTCACGAATAAAGATCCTCGAGGCCATGGCAGCCGGCCTTCCCGTTGTGTCGACGCCCGAGGGCGCAGAGGGTCTAGAGGTCGTGCCGGGCGAACACATCCTCATAGCGCGAAGCGAAGAAGAGTTCGCCGGCTATGTGATCCGCCTCTTGAACGACAAATCGCTGGCACAATCACTGAGCGCGAAGGCGAGAAAACTGGTCGAGGAACGATACGACTGGGACAAGATCGCGCCTCTCCTCGAACAGGCATGGAGAGAAACGGTCGTTAGATTTCAGCAGCGGGACAAAGATCCGCAGAACGTGGGTAGCAGATAA
- a CDS encoding TM0106 family RecB-like putative nuclease has translation MADNPSPEKKPKATPRTTRAPTPDTEPMPGSESKTESHPTIITAGHIYDYLLCPHKVYLDEFGDRSRMDPESDFERVLWDKGMAHEEEALERLGFAVAQIECEGFEECERETLRLMKGGEGFIYQGRLSAPSMRGSPDLLEKVRGKSRLGAYHYVPIDMKSGSAYEDEETGRFKEHYVLQLSFYADILEKVQGVKPETGKIVDGEFHVVSVDLKPFEREYFERLSEIRDLLSGKAESEPCIGGVCAQCHWRSFCYRWAKDRDDVSLVRKLNRPRRSALRENGIRTVSELAELGNAKRLPKFEGISGRALEQFVRRAVVFKRGEPILHSPVELPRRRFEIFFDIETEPLEEICYLYGIVEREGEEQRYLSFFADSPDEEESAWNAFWKYVSGLEDFQVYHYTSYEKTVLTSLSERYACDPALFERFFQESTDLYGLVDKCTEWPSHSYSIKAVSKLLGFEYSERDPGGLKAAMWYIEYAKAPGANRALREKIIQYNKEDCEAMIVLKDWLAKKNEEAFGR, from the coding sequence ATGGCAGATAATCCGTCGCCCGAAAAAAAGCCCAAGGCCACGCCCCGGACAACGCGGGCCCCAACGCCCGACACTGAGCCCATGCCCGGGTCCGAATCTAAGACGGAATCTCACCCGACAATCATTACGGCCGGTCACATTTATGATTATCTTCTCTGCCCTCACAAGGTCTATCTGGACGAGTTTGGCGACAGGTCGCGCATGGATCCCGAATCGGATTTTGAGAGGGTCCTTTGGGACAAGGGCATGGCACACGAAGAAGAGGCTCTTGAGCGATTGGGATTTGCCGTCGCCCAGATAGAATGTGAGGGTTTCGAGGAATGTGAGAGGGAGACTCTTCGTCTGATGAAGGGCGGGGAGGGCTTCATATATCAGGGTCGACTTTCGGCTCCTTCCATGCGGGGGAGTCCGGACTTGCTCGAAAAGGTCCGGGGCAAGTCCCGGCTGGGCGCGTATCACTACGTCCCGATAGACATGAAGTCTGGTTCGGCGTACGAGGACGAGGAGACGGGAAGATTCAAAGAGCATTACGTTCTACAACTGTCCTTTTACGCCGATATTCTTGAGAAGGTGCAGGGTGTGAAGCCTGAGACGGGAAAGATAGTGGACGGCGAATTCCACGTCGTGTCGGTGGATCTGAAACCCTTTGAGAGGGAATACTTCGAGCGGCTTTCCGAGATACGCGACCTTCTGTCCGGAAAAGCGGAGTCTGAACCCTGCATAGGCGGCGTGTGCGCGCAGTGCCATTGGCGCAGCTTCTGCTATCGTTGGGCGAAGGATCGGGACGACGTCAGCTTGGTCCGCAAGCTCAACCGTCCAAGGAGGAGCGCCCTCAGAGAAAACGGAATCCGGACCGTGAGCGAGCTTGCGGAGCTTGGAAACGCGAAGAGGCTCCCCAAGTTTGAGGGCATTTCCGGCAGAGCTCTAGAGCAATTCGTGAGAAGAGCCGTCGTTTTCAAACGAGGCGAGCCGATCCTTCATTCTCCGGTCGAACTTCCACGCAGGAGGTTCGAGATTTTCTTTGACATCGAAACGGAACCGCTCGAGGAAATATGCTACTTGTACGGGATAGTCGAAAGAGAGGGTGAAGAGCAGCGTTACTTGAGCTTCTTCGCCGATTCGCCGGACGAGGAAGAAAGCGCGTGGAACGCGTTCTGGAAATACGTGTCCGGCTTGGAGGATTTTCAAGTCTACCATTACACGTCATACGAAAAGACCGTCCTTACGAGTCTTTCCGAACGATACGCGTGCGATCCCGCTTTGTTTGAAAGGTTCTTTCAGGAGAGCACAGACCTTTACGGTCTCGTGGACAAATGCACCGAATGGCCTTCGCATTCGTATTCCATAAAGGCAGTCTCGAAGCTTCTCGGGTTCGAGTATTCCGAACGTGACCCAGGCGGTCTCAAGGCGGCCATGTGGTACATAGAGTATGCGAAGGCTCCCGGCGCCAATCGCGCGCTCAGGGAGAAGATCATTCAGTATAACAAAGAGGATTGTGAGGCGATGATAGTCCTCAAAGATTGGCTCGCGAAGAAGAACGAAGAAGCGTTCGGCCGATAG
- a CDS encoding heavy metal translocating P-type ATPase, protein MTENNRIEGKGNTKKAVGDAGRGAKQELERVAIPISDMSCSACAAAIEKSLRKKRGVIEANVNFGTEQANVTFDPAAVSIEELLRDVRKTGYTPGVPRTARVGTGSGDENVRAMRIAQRRMFWAWLLGGPVIVLMIAEMMSGHMAFGVHGTATGIHGMISGSHGAVLGPRGVASALNWIYLALSAAVLFWPGGNTYRVAVKAILHGSANMDVLISMGTASSFLTGPANLAGAPIQNYAGVAAMIMAFHLTGRYVEAKAKGKASQAIKRLLELGAKTARIIVGGEEKEAAIEEVKAGDVMVVRPGEKMPTDGVVVSGKSAVDESMVTGESMPVSKKEGDEVVGATINQKGILYVAATRVGRETFLAQVIKMVEEFQGSKVPIQEFADKVTAVFVPIVLLVTLTTFLLWLGLPHFFYSVAQWASAFLPWVTPDVGRVSLAIFAAVAVLVIACPCALGLATPTAIMVGSGMGAERGILIRSGEAIQALKDADIIVFDKTGTITKGKPAVTDVIPVSSLGETRFLSLAASVEAASEHPLAEAVVERAREGGVSFLAVTDFEAISGKGVVGVVDGKRVLMGNRALMEAERVDYSLVEEEIARLEHDAKTTVMLSADGTICGVIGIADTLKPDSETAVTELKRMGLRVAMLTGDNERTGRAIAQSVGIDRVLANVLPEAKAREIQRLQAEGLRVAMVGDGINDAPALTQADVGIAIGTGTDIAIEASDVTLVRGDLSSVVSAVKLSRATFNKIRQNLFWAFFYNVVAIPVAMLGLLHPVIAEIAMAASSVNVVTNSVRLRRTKI, encoded by the coding sequence ATGACAGAGAACAACCGCATTGAAGGAAAAGGGAACACGAAGAAGGCAGTCGGGGACGCCGGACGCGGCGCCAAGCAAGAGTTGGAGAGAGTGGCGATTCCCATCAGCGACATGTCCTGTTCGGCCTGTGCCGCGGCGATTGAGAAGTCCCTGAGAAAGAAACGTGGCGTGATCGAGGCGAACGTCAATTTCGGAACCGAACAGGCCAACGTGACCTTCGACCCCGCGGCCGTTAGTATCGAGGAACTCCTGCGCGACGTGAGGAAGACCGGTTATACGCCCGGCGTTCCAAGAACCGCACGGGTGGGAACGGGGAGCGGCGACGAGAATGTGAGAGCAATGCGAATCGCTCAGAGAAGAATGTTCTGGGCATGGCTCCTTGGCGGTCCCGTCATCGTTCTCATGATCGCGGAAATGATGTCCGGCCACATGGCTTTCGGTGTTCATGGCACGGCCACCGGCATTCACGGAATGATCTCGGGCTCCCACGGCGCGGTCCTTGGCCCCCGTGGTGTCGCCTCCGCCCTCAACTGGATCTATCTGGCCCTTTCGGCTGCGGTTCTTTTCTGGCCGGGAGGGAACACTTATCGCGTCGCAGTCAAAGCGATTCTTCACGGCTCGGCAAACATGGATGTCTTGATCTCGATGGGCACCGCTTCCTCTTTCCTGACGGGTCCGGCGAACCTCGCGGGTGCTCCCATCCAGAACTACGCTGGAGTCGCGGCCATGATCATGGCGTTTCATCTCACGGGAAGATACGTTGAAGCCAAGGCAAAAGGCAAAGCCTCGCAGGCCATAAAGAGACTGCTCGAGCTGGGAGCAAAGACCGCGCGAATCATTGTGGGGGGCGAAGAGAAAGAGGCGGCTATAGAAGAGGTCAAGGCCGGTGACGTCATGGTCGTGAGGCCGGGCGAGAAGATGCCCACGGACGGAGTCGTTGTGTCCGGAAAGAGCGCCGTGGATGAATCAATGGTGACGGGTGAATCCATGCCGGTTTCCAAGAAGGAAGGAGACGAAGTCGTAGGCGCAACGATAAACCAGAAGGGCATTCTGTATGTTGCGGCGACGAGAGTCGGAAGAGAGACCTTCCTGGCGCAAGTCATAAAGATGGTCGAAGAGTTTCAAGGCTCGAAGGTTCCGATACAGGAGTTCGCCGACAAAGTCACCGCCGTGTTTGTCCCCATTGTGCTGCTTGTAACCCTCACGACTTTCCTGCTCTGGCTTGGGCTTCCGCATTTCTTCTATTCCGTGGCTCAGTGGGCGAGCGCCTTTCTGCCCTGGGTCACGCCGGACGTCGGCCGCGTTTCACTCGCCATTTTCGCAGCCGTGGCAGTTCTTGTAATTGCGTGTCCCTGCGCGCTCGGGTTGGCAACCCCGACCGCCATCATGGTCGGAAGCGGGATGGGCGCCGAGCGGGGCATTCTCATTAGAAGCGGCGAGGCGATTCAGGCACTGAAAGACGCCGACATCATTGTCTTCGACAAAACGGGCACCATCACGAAGGGGAAACCGGCGGTGACGGACGTCATTCCGGTGTCCTCGCTGGGTGAGACGCGCTTCCTCAGTCTCGCCGCTTCGGTGGAAGCGGCGTCGGAGCATCCGCTTGCCGAGGCGGTTGTCGAACGCGCGCGGGAAGGGGGTGTTTCCTTCCTGGCGGTCACGGATTTCGAGGCGATAAGCGGGAAGGGCGTTGTCGGGGTCGTGGACGGCAAGAGGGTATTGATGGGGAATCGCGCTCTCATGGAAGCGGAGCGCGTCGATTACTCGCTTGTCGAGGAAGAAATCGCCAGACTCGAACATGACGCAAAGACGACGGTGATGCTCTCCGCGGACGGAACCATCTGCGGCGTCATCGGTATCGCCGACACTCTCAAACCGGACTCGGAGACCGCAGTGACCGAACTCAAGCGAATGGGCCTTCGGGTGGCGATGCTGACAGGCGACAATGAAAGAACGGGTCGTGCGATTGCGCAAAGCGTCGGAATTGACAGAGTGCTCGCGAACGTCCTACCCGAGGCGAAGGCCAGAGAGATCCAGCGTCTTCAAGCGGAGGGCCTGAGAGTGGCGATGGTAGGTGACGGTATCAATGACGCCCCGGCCTTGACTCAGGCGGACGTTGGAATCGCTATCGGCACCGGTACGGACATAGCCATCGAAGCTTCCGACGTTACACTCGTGAGAGGCGACCTTTCGTCAGTGGTATCCGCGGTCAAGCTCTCGCGAGCGACGTTCAATAAGATCAGGCAGAATCTCTTCTGGGCCTTTTTCTACAACGTGGTGGCAATCCCCGTCGCCATGCTCGGGCTCTTGCATCCCGTTATCGCCGAGATCGCCATGGCCGCAAGCTCGGTGAACGTGGTTACCAATTCCGTGAGACTGAGGCGAACGAAAATCTAG
- a CDS encoding histone deacetylase family protein — MKIVFSEKCLEYASPGHPESPDRVRLAHEYLKDGYEFVEPGTASEADLLLVHSEEHLRRLKSLRFLDLDSPPYPDIYKYAALSAGAAIAAAKKSGFSLMRPPGHHAGRSSVAGFCYVNNVAIAVKKLARKTLIVDIDGHHGNGTEEIFLGDANVTYVSLHRHPLYPGTGLDSRDNCHNYPLPAFCGDEAYLKTFENALDSIGMDGVQQVAISAGFDAHESDPLASLGLSSHAYRRIGEIISKLGVPVFAVLEGGYDGTALGPNIEQLLQGMAQKE, encoded by the coding sequence ATGAAGATCGTCTTCTCCGAGAAATGTCTCGAGTATGCGAGTCCGGGGCACCCGGAGAGTCCGGACAGGGTGAGACTTGCTCACGAATATCTTAAAGATGGATACGAATTCGTAGAACCGGGAACGGCGAGCGAGGCAGACCTCTTGCTCGTGCATTCAGAAGAGCATCTGCGCAGGCTCAAGAGTCTTCGCTTCCTCGACCTGGATTCGCCTCCGTATCCCGACATCTACAAGTACGCGGCGCTTTCGGCGGGAGCGGCAATTGCTGCCGCGAAGAAGAGCGGTTTTTCGCTCATGCGACCGCCCGGCCACCACGCCGGTCGCTCGAGCGTCGCGGGCTTCTGCTACGTCAACAACGTGGCGATTGCGGTCAAGAAACTCGCAAGGAAGACACTGATAGTAGACATAGACGGCCATCACGGGAATGGTACAGAAGAGATCTTTCTTGGGGACGCAAACGTTACGTACGTTTCCCTTCACAGGCATCCTCTTTATCCAGGCACGGGACTGGACTCTCGGGACAATTGTCACAACTATCCGCTGCCGGCCTTCTGCGGAGACGAAGCGTACCTGAAGACCTTCGAGAACGCTCTTGATTCAATCGGCATGGACGGCGTGCAACAGGTCGCCATTTCCGCGGGGTTTGACGCTCACGAATCGGACCCACTGGCTTCGTTGGGTCTGAGCAGTCACGCATATAGGAGAATCGGAGAGATCATCTCAAAGCTCGGCGTACCGGTGTTCGCGGTTCTGGAGGGCGGGTACGACGGGACGGCGTTGGGACCCAACATAGAACAGTTATTGCAAGGCATGGCGCAGAAAGAGTAA
- a CDS encoding zf-HC2 domain-containing protein, whose translation MAREGERRRCGGRAAVAASGKGQACMDSGSTVIDEGVIDRAINGDKEAFSVIVRGTGARVLLVAERILRNPEDGISAVHSLFVIAFSSLKKLKSKGFLETWLLQILVGICGERLKEKGRKARATAVPGHSEPEIHCGAGVATAAVTSAESAFRRLSEIRARSEHVRRAVDGLPFKERTAVMFRDWDGVSAIEVAEILRVSRDDVRKLLVGARKILAATLEASEGWCSYAQDIRSARTMAAGENGALVKSKSHNKCGKHSELLWLFVGGELGQTEQVDLIAHLERCPACRECLARASVVLEAVREAAPVEDEPRLAPDTLWKEIEPLLAV comes from the coding sequence GTGGCAAGGGAGGGCGAGCGGAGGCGTTGCGGCGGCAGAGCCGCGGTGGCTGCATCTGGGAAAGGGCAAGCTTGCATGGACAGCGGCAGTACAGTAATTGACGAGGGAGTCATTGATCGTGCAATCAATGGAGACAAAGAAGCTTTCTCGGTGATCGTGAGAGGAACCGGCGCGCGCGTACTTCTCGTTGCGGAGAGAATTCTACGGAATCCCGAGGATGGGATCTCTGCTGTTCACAGTCTTTTTGTGATAGCCTTCTCCAGTCTCAAGAAACTCAAGAGCAAGGGCTTTCTCGAAACCTGGCTCCTGCAGATTCTTGTCGGTATTTGCGGTGAAAGGCTGAAAGAGAAGGGCCGGAAGGCCAGGGCAACAGCCGTGCCGGGACATTCGGAACCCGAGATCCATTGTGGCGCAGGCGTTGCGACGGCCGCCGTGACTTCAGCCGAATCTGCCTTCCGTCGTCTTTCTGAGATAAGAGCCAGAAGCGAGCACGTGAGACGAGCGGTCGACGGCCTTCCTTTCAAGGAGAGAACCGCCGTGATGTTCCGCGATTGGGATGGTGTGAGCGCGATCGAAGTGGCCGAAATACTTCGTGTGAGCCGCGACGACGTGCGAAAACTCCTCGTGGGTGCCAGAAAGATCCTGGCCGCTACGCTCGAAGCTTCCGAGGGTTGGTGTTCCTACGCGCAAGATATCCGAAGTGCCAGAACAATGGCCGCAGGCGAGAACGGTGCTCTCGTGAAGAGCAAGAGTCACAACAAGTGCGGAAAACACTCGGAGCTACTTTGGCTTTTTGTCGGCGGCGAGTTGGGCCAGACGGAGCAAGTGGATCTGATTGCTCACCTGGAGCGTTGTCCCGCGTGTCGCGAGTGTCTTGCCCGCGCCTCGGTCGTTCTTGAAGCAGTGAGGGAGGCCGCTCCCGTGGAGGACGAGCCGCGGCTCGCACCAGACACCCTGTGGAAGGAAATTGAGCCGCTGCTGGCGGTCTAG